Proteins co-encoded in one Candidatus Thermoplasmatota archaeon genomic window:
- a CDS encoding FAD-dependent oxidoreductase: MYDVVIVGAGPAGSTAAKFLAENGISVLIIDKRRFPRDKPCGGGLTIKVLEEFPYIQEQGVD, encoded by the coding sequence ATGTATGACGTGGTTATTGTTGGTGCTGGTCCTGCTGGCTCAACAGCTGCGAAATTTCTCGCGGAAAACGGAATTTCTGTACTTATTATTGATAAAAGAAGGTTTCCCCGTGATAAACCCTGTGGCGGTGGATTAACGATAAAGGTTCTTGAAGAATTTCCGTATATACAAGAACAGGGGGTTGATTGA